Part of the Canis aureus isolate CA01 chromosome 3, VMU_Caureus_v.1.0, whole genome shotgun sequence genome, GGGACAGCCCGTCCGCAAAGCGGGGCAGCCCGCGGGCAGCCGCTCCCTGGCCCCGTGCCAGGGGAGGGCGCGCCAAGTCCTTCCCACTCGTGCACACTGGGGGCGCCGTCAGGACGCCGCCCAGTCCAACTTGGATACCCTTGGCTTTAGTCCTTGGACACTTCttgtctctctcgctctctcttgcAACTTGTCAAGTTCTCAAgttctctcgctctcgctctctgtgtgtgtgtgtggttttttttttttttttctcctctctctctctctctctctcctctctctcggTTGCCCCTCAAGCCCCCGACAGTCTGTCCTCAAAACGTTTGCAACTGCTGCGTTAGCATGAGCTGGCACCCACTGTTAACGTGATTCATGACTTTCTGTTTAAGCTGTGCCACCTGTTCCCTGAGCATGTTGGCCGTGGACGCCAGCTCCGAGTTCTGCGCTTTCAAGGTTTTCACTTTTTCCTCCAGCCGGGCGATCCTCTCCAGCTTCCTTTTCCGGCACTTGGAGGCAGCTATGCGGTTCCTCATGCGCTTCCTCTCGGCCTTGATCCTCTCTTGCGACTCCATGTCGATGGGGGACAGGGGCGGCGTCTCCCCGGGCATCTCGGGCACCGTCTGCGGCTCCTCCTTCAGGGCCTGCAGGCGCGGGTGCTGCACGGGGAGCTGCTGGGGCAGGTGGTGCGGCGCTTGCGGGGGCTGCTGCggctgctgcggctgctgctgctgctggggctgcGCGGGAAAGGCCAGGCCGGCCGCGCCGTAGGAGGGCGCCCCGCCGCCGCTGCTCAGCGCGCCCGGGTTGAAGTTGCTGAGGTTGGCGTAGACCGGCGGCTCGCTGTGCAGGCCCGCGCtgaagccgccgccgccgccgccgccgccgcccgccgcggaGGCCACCGCCGGGGCCACCATGCCCGCGCCGCTGACCGGCTGCGCCGCCGACGTGACGCTGGGCAGCGTGTTCTGGCTGTGCAGCTCGGCCAGGGCGCGCACGAAGCCCTCGGCGAAGCCCTCCTGCTCGTCCGTCACGTTCTTGGGGCACAGGAACTGCGTGGGGGTCGGCGTGGTGGTGATGTGCCCGTTGCTGGACTGGATGATCAGGCGCTCCAGCTCGGGCGAGGCCAGCTTGAGCAGCCCCACGTCGGGCGAGGTGAGCAGGTCCGAGTTCTTGGCCCGGAGGTGCGGCTTCAGGCTGCCCACCGGGTCGGCCAGGTTCAGGGTCATGCTCTGCTTCAGGATCTTGGGGTTACTGTAGCCGTAGGCGCCGCTCTCGGACTGCAGGAACGAGGCGTTGAGGGCATCGTCGTAGAAGGTCGTTTCCATCTTTGCAGTCATAGAACAGTCCGTCACTTCGCGCGGGGTTACTTTGGGCTGCGCGCAGAAGTTTCGGGGCCGCAACAGCGCGCTGGCGAGCGGGGGACCCCCGCGCCTCCCGGGTGGGGGGGGCGGCCCTGGGCTGGAGGAAAGTTTCTGGAGGGGCGCGCGCTCCCGCCGGCGGtcctccccccgcgccccgctcACCGGCTCCGGCCGCCGCCGCGCTCCTCCTGGGTCAGCTGGCGCGCGCGCTGCCCGCCTCGGGGAAAAGTCGCGGTCACCCACGGGGCGCGCTCGGGGCGCTCTCGGGGCGCGGCGGCTCCCGGGGGCCCGCGGGCCCGCCCCCGCGGCGAcagggggagggggcgccgggcAGCCGCGGCTCGCGCTCGCCCAAGTTCAGCCACCGGGGCGAGGGGCGCCGAGCGCACGTCCCTCCGCGGTCTCCTCGCTCCGCCGCCGCCTCTCTCgtcccggccgccgccgccgccgccgccgccgccgccgcagcctcAGGCGCGGCAGAGCTTTGCAAAAGTTCGCTCCGGGACCCGGGCCACTCGTCCCCTGTGCTCCCGGCCAGGAAAGTTCTGAGCCGCCGCAGCCACTCTCTGCACTTGCGCGGACGGACTGTCGCCGCTCTCCGCGCTGTCACGGCTCCCGGGCGGCGGGGCTCTCCTCCCGGGGGCGGCTGGAGAAGGGGGTTCTCCGGGCGCTCCCCGAAACACCAGCCCGGGAGCCACAGGCGCTAGCTCCGGCCAGTCGGCGAGGAAAATGCAAAACGGAAAGCGGATTTTGCAGCCCGGACTCTCCGGCCGTCTCGCCTGCCCGCGGCCGCCCGCCTCCCCGAGCCCGCGCTCCTCCACTCCCACCTCGCCGCCTCAGCCACACTCAGTGCAACTCTGAGCCCTTATCCAGCCGGAGCTCAACACTTATCTGCTACCAGTCAACCCCTAAAAATAGCCCATGATGTCACCCCAAGGCCTTCCCATTGGCTCGCGTCGCTCTCCAGGGGGCGGGCCCGCCCGTCGCCATGGAGACCCCACCCTAGAAGATTCTTCTCCGGCCCCGCGGAGGCTCACGGGATGAGGTAATGCTCCGCTGCCCTCCTACAGTTGggcccttct contains:
- the JUN gene encoding transcription factor Jun; this encodes MTAKMETTFYDDALNASFLQSESGAYGYSNPKILKQSMTLNLADPVGSLKPHLRAKNSDLLTSPDVGLLKLASPELERLIIQSSNGHITTTPTPTQFLCPKNVTDEQEGFAEGFVRALAELHSQNTLPSVTSAAQPVSGAGMVAPAVASAAGGGGGGGGGFSAGLHSEPPVYANLSNFNPGALSSGGGAPSYGAAGLAFPAQPQQQQQPQQPQQPPQAPHHLPQQLPVQHPRLQALKEEPQTVPEMPGETPPLSPIDMESQERIKAERKRMRNRIAASKCRKRKLERIARLEEKVKTLKAQNSELASTANMLREQVAQLKQKVMNHVNSGCQLMLTQQLQTF